The proteins below are encoded in one region of Elusimicrobiota bacterium:
- the era gene encoding GTPase Era, which yields MIFVDTPGWLSPQDVFQSFMKRAIVRSIYDDADVLLWMLEPKPFNEEDALFANKLKKSGKPVVVIVNKMDLAGSSHHFDRIKSEIQTHMGPDAVLLPIAAKQGAGLTELKSLLVTRLPEGPAFFPADQITDRWERFYVAELIREQIFKKYQEEVPHACLVTVDEFSERPGRKDHIRASIVVESESQKKIMIGAHARAIKDLGQAARKEIEAQLNRPIYLELEVKVKKNWRQDPAFLKLALGQSA from the coding sequence ATGATTTTTGTCGATACGCCTGGTTGGCTTTCCCCTCAAGATGTTTTTCAATCATTCATGAAACGGGCCATTGTTCGGTCCATTTATGACGATGCCGATGTGTTGTTGTGGATGTTGGAACCCAAACCCTTCAATGAAGAGGATGCTCTTTTCGCCAACAAACTAAAAAAGTCCGGTAAACCTGTTGTTGTGATTGTCAATAAAATGGACCTTGCTGGGAGTTCCCACCATTTTGATCGGATCAAGAGTGAGATTCAGACACACATGGGGCCTGATGCGGTTCTTCTGCCCATTGCTGCCAAACAAGGCGCGGGTTTGACTGAACTCAAAAGCCTGTTGGTGACGCGCCTTCCGGAGGGGCCCGCGTTTTTCCCTGCGGACCAAATAACAGACCGATGGGAGCGTTTTTATGTGGCGGAGCTCATTCGTGAACAGATATTCAAAAAATATCAAGAAGAAGTGCCCCATGCCTGTTTGGTGACGGTCGATGAATTTTCTGAGCGACCAGGGAGGAAGGATCATATTCGAGCCTCGATTGTTGTTGAAAGCGAGAGTCAAAAAAAGATCATGATTGGGGCGCATGCGAGGGCCATCAAAGATTTGGGGCAGGCGGCTCGAAAAGAGATCGAGGCTCAGTTAAATCGTCCTATATATTTGGAGTTGGAGGTCAAAGTTAAAAAGAACTGGCGGCAAGACCCCGCTTTCTTAAAATTAGCACTCGGACAATCTGCTTGA
- the pknD_3 gene encoding Serine/threonine-protein kinase PknD, with protein MGLLLTGFVAYGYAKRIDKPTPIETASLKTYDLISRFRHADAKTDNIRILEIDEDAVAQFGRWPWPRSLVAQIIDDTVAAGAKVIGLNIFFTEAEQNQGLEEISQLADKFSEILRAEKSQLKKKKVNTSAFEDFLENDLEGAKSALDGDAILGQSIEQAVNVILPMYFQPGDALGNNLPKVPDFFAKEKASFNADENSKIPPGNEMVLPLETFAKFALSIGQSNLTPDPDGTLRRIAPLIRYGTEVYPSFAIQIVREYLALQRKALTWKPGDGLTLFKAHIPVDEENKTYLEFAGPAGTFKRFSVVDLLSGAIPENTLKDKIVLIGVTAPGLAPGFVVPQGESFTGLEIWATHIENILSQHFIKRPPWAFKAEWATIALAALFVIFILPLVKARLAIPLSGLLFLGLMGMSGTLLIKQGLWVTPSYGAFLLAVGFVLIVGKRLVFTEKGKELVEAEGVETNKMLGLSFQGQGMLDLAFEKFRRCPVDDSMKELLYNLGLDLERKRQFSKAAAVYEHIAGVDPKFKDIKEKIDLLKKAGDGAVFGGIGKKGSDSTVVVQGLGQNTTLGRYEVMKELGRGAMGIVYLGKDPKINRQVAIKTLRFEDDMDEAQTKSVKERFFREAESAGNLTHPNIIRIFDAGEDQDVAYIAMELLDGTDLKSYCEKSNLFPMEKAIDLVIKVAEGLDYAHKQGVVHRDIKPANIMLLKDGTLRITDFGIARIQASSKTATGAMLGTPAYMSPEQVNNNKQVDGRADIFSLGVTLFELLTGEKPFQADSIAALLYRIANVDHTNPREFNPNLPPSIVPIINKALQKDPAKRYQTAGEMAEDLKMALKAPQTQPAVAPPPPPLQAEPTQSPEIQPLDQNFLSEIEKEFHIISPDSPAANQMPSELIPPGKPAGRDTVIIPPKENIDKTVVMDPPMAKGIEGIFQPPTPPKDDEKRKAV; from the coding sequence ATGGGCCTGCTCTTAACAGGATTTGTGGCCTATGGCTACGCCAAGAGGATCGATAAACCCACCCCCATCGAGACCGCCAGCCTAAAAACGTATGACTTGATCAGTCGTTTCAGACATGCCGATGCCAAAACCGACAATATTCGTATTCTTGAGATTGATGAAGATGCCGTCGCGCAATTTGGACGATGGCCTTGGCCGCGCTCTTTGGTCGCTCAAATCATTGATGACACTGTCGCAGCGGGGGCCAAAGTCATCGGACTCAACATCTTTTTTACTGAAGCTGAACAAAACCAGGGCTTGGAAGAAATATCTCAACTGGCAGATAAATTCTCGGAAATTTTGCGGGCAGAGAAATCTCAACTTAAGAAAAAGAAAGTCAACACCTCTGCGTTTGAGGATTTTCTGGAAAATGATCTTGAAGGAGCCAAATCTGCCCTGGATGGGGATGCCATTCTGGGTCAGTCAATTGAGCAAGCCGTCAATGTCATCCTCCCCATGTATTTCCAGCCAGGTGACGCTTTAGGGAACAATCTTCCAAAAGTACCGGATTTTTTCGCGAAAGAAAAAGCCTCTTTTAATGCAGATGAAAACTCCAAAATCCCTCCCGGGAATGAAATGGTGCTTCCTCTTGAAACTTTTGCCAAATTCGCGCTTTCGATCGGACAAAGCAATTTAACCCCAGACCCCGATGGGACCCTTCGCCGAATCGCTCCTTTAATTCGATATGGAACAGAAGTTTACCCCTCCTTTGCGATTCAAATTGTCCGTGAATATCTCGCTCTCCAACGCAAAGCCCTGACCTGGAAACCCGGGGATGGCTTAACTCTTTTCAAAGCCCATATCCCTGTGGATGAAGAAAACAAAACCTATCTCGAATTCGCTGGGCCGGCCGGCACGTTCAAACGATTTTCCGTGGTTGACCTGCTCTCTGGGGCCATCCCTGAAAATACCTTGAAAGACAAAATTGTTCTTATTGGAGTAACGGCCCCTGGACTGGCCCCTGGGTTTGTGGTGCCCCAAGGAGAAAGTTTTACGGGATTGGAGATTTGGGCCACCCATATCGAAAACATCCTGAGTCAGCATTTCATCAAACGCCCTCCTTGGGCCTTTAAGGCGGAGTGGGCAACCATTGCCCTTGCCGCTTTATTCGTGATTTTCATTCTTCCTCTTGTTAAAGCTCGCCTTGCCATTCCCCTCTCGGGTCTTCTTTTTTTGGGACTCATGGGAATGAGTGGAACCCTTTTAATCAAACAGGGGCTGTGGGTCACACCCTCCTATGGCGCCTTCTTGTTGGCGGTGGGGTTTGTTTTGATTGTGGGAAAGCGATTGGTCTTCACTGAAAAAGGAAAAGAACTGGTTGAAGCTGAAGGAGTAGAAACCAATAAAATGTTGGGACTCTCATTCCAGGGACAAGGGATGCTTGATTTGGCTTTTGAAAAATTTCGACGCTGCCCAGTGGACGACTCCATGAAAGAACTTCTTTATAATTTGGGCCTCGACTTGGAGCGGAAACGTCAGTTCTCAAAAGCGGCTGCGGTATATGAACACATCGCCGGCGTGGATCCAAAATTTAAAGATATCAAAGAGAAAATTGACCTCTTGAAAAAGGCCGGAGATGGCGCCGTATTCGGAGGCATCGGGAAGAAAGGGTCCGATTCAACCGTGGTGGTACAAGGTTTGGGCCAAAACACCACCCTGGGACGATATGAAGTGATGAAAGAATTGGGCCGTGGCGCGATGGGAATCGTGTACTTGGGTAAGGATCCGAAAATTAACCGTCAAGTGGCCATCAAAACCTTACGTTTTGAAGATGATATGGATGAGGCTCAAACAAAATCTGTTAAAGAACGCTTTTTTAGAGAAGCCGAATCGGCTGGAAATTTAACTCATCCCAACATTATTCGGATTTTTGATGCTGGAGAAGACCAGGATGTCGCCTATATAGCGATGGAATTATTGGACGGAACCGACCTCAAATCCTACTGTGAAAAGAGCAATCTATTCCCCATGGAAAAAGCCATTGATCTGGTCATTAAGGTGGCGGAGGGGTTGGATTATGCCCATAAACAAGGAGTGGTCCATCGGGACATCAAACCAGCCAACATCATGTTGTTAAAAGATGGAACCCTTCGAATCACGGACTTTGGTATCGCTCGAATTCAAGCCTCTTCAAAAACCGCCACAGGAGCCATGCTTGGAACCCCCGCTTACATGAGTCCTGAACAGGTGAATAACAACAAACAGGTGGATGGTCGAGCCGACATTTTCTCTCTTGGCGTGACCCTCTTCGAACTCTTAACCGGAGAAAAACCTTTCCAAGCCGATAGTATTGCGGCCTTGCTTTACCGTATCGCCAATGTGGATCACACCAACCCACGCGAATTTAATCCAAATTTACCGCCATCAATCGTTCCCATTATTAACAAAGCCCTACAAAAGGATCCGGCCAAGAGATATCAGACAGCGGGAGAAATGGCGGAAGACCTGAAGATGGCTCTCAAAGCCCCGCAAACACAACCTGCGGTAGCGCCTCCTCCGCCTCCCCTCCAGGCCGAACCCACTCAATCACCGGAAATTCAGCCTCTGGATCAAAATTTCCTGTCCGAAATCGAAAAAGAATTCCATATTATTTCACCGGACAGTCCGGCAGCCAATCAAATGCCATCCGAGTTGATTCCTCCGGGAAAACCCGCCGGTCGGGACACCGTGATTATTCCTCCAAAAGAGAATATCGACAAAACAGTGGTGATGGATCCTCCGATGGCCAAAGGCATAGAAGGAATTTTTCAGCCTCCGACTCCACCAAAAGATGATGAAAAAAGAAAAGCTGTGTAA
- the carA_1 gene encoding Carbamoyl-phosphate synthase small chain: MGASIPAKMITCKIFLNFNLWGAVMIFGLYHSPGETIGLMHNILKDLHLPFKDVHLHDNEGLPRDISDLEGLIVMGGPMNVDEVTEYPFLLPELQLIEKVLKEGKPILGICLGAQLMAKALGKKIYKNKVREVGWHPIQLTPQAKQDPLFKNMPTELDVLHWHGDTFDIPEGAVPLAKSKNCPNQAFRWGKTAYALQFHLEVTPAMLKKWCDAKCEESFIRSAGEDPQKIISTTTKAFEVLEPLAREFFTSYFKMSYSHLLASV, encoded by the coding sequence ATGGGAGCCAGTATACCGGCGAAAATGATAACCTGCAAAATATTTTTAAATTTCAACTTATGGGGGGCGGTCATGATCTTCGGTTTATACCACAGTCCCGGCGAAACAATTGGATTGATGCACAATATTCTAAAGGACCTTCACCTTCCTTTTAAAGATGTTCATCTTCATGACAATGAAGGACTCCCTCGCGATATCAGCGACCTTGAAGGATTGATCGTCATGGGGGGCCCGATGAATGTGGATGAAGTTACTGAATATCCATTTCTGCTTCCTGAGCTCCAATTGATTGAGAAAGTTTTGAAGGAAGGGAAACCCATCTTGGGAATATGTTTGGGAGCTCAATTGATGGCGAAGGCTCTGGGTAAAAAGATTTATAAAAATAAGGTCCGAGAAGTGGGATGGCATCCGATCCAATTAACACCACAAGCAAAACAAGACCCCCTGTTTAAAAACATGCCAACTGAGTTGGATGTGCTCCATTGGCATGGAGATACTTTTGATATCCCGGAGGGGGCGGTCCCTTTGGCCAAAAGTAAAAACTGCCCCAACCAAGCTTTTAGATGGGGAAAAACAGCTTACGCCCTGCAATTTCATCTCGAAGTAACCCCCGCCATGTTGAAAAAATGGTGCGACGCCAAATGTGAAGAATCCTTCATCCGTTCTGCGGGAGAGGATCCTCAAAAAATTATATCCACAACAACGAAAGCCTTTGAGGTCCTTGAGCCATTGGCCCGCGAGTTTTTTACTTCATACTTCAAAATGTCTTACAGCCATCTTCTTGCATCCGTTTAA
- the prpC gene encoding Protein phosphatase PrpC: MGNRLNIYGKTDKGRRRSNNEDSFFVEPDLGFMIVADGMGGHASGEVASQLATTLCSEQLKRALKTGHVPVFFHVPNNPNLDPRTRLLGDSVKFSNQAVYEAAQTNPENHNMGTTLVAALWLDEKLAVANVGDSRLYLVHKGKLQLCTNDHSFIQEQIDKGLLTPEDAEKSDLRNMLTRSIGINDDVEVDLKEIPVDEGDYILLCSDGLTKMLDNSQIESVFTSESDPKNISEKLIELANNAGGGDNITVIVAQLEPRSNWGSLADRVKSVFSRATGN, from the coding sequence ATGGGGAACCGCTTGAATATTTACGGGAAAACAGACAAAGGTCGAAGACGGTCCAACAATGAAGACTCTTTCTTTGTTGAACCCGATCTCGGATTCATGATTGTGGCCGACGGAATGGGAGGCCATGCCTCAGGAGAGGTCGCCAGCCAATTGGCCACCACACTCTGCAGTGAACAGCTCAAACGCGCCCTGAAGACAGGACATGTCCCAGTTTTTTTTCACGTTCCCAACAATCCCAATTTGGATCCGCGAACTCGCCTACTCGGAGATTCCGTAAAATTTTCCAATCAAGCCGTTTATGAAGCGGCGCAAACCAATCCTGAAAACCACAACATGGGAACAACTCTTGTGGCCGCGCTTTGGTTAGACGAAAAACTCGCCGTGGCAAATGTGGGAGACAGTCGCCTCTATCTGGTCCATAAAGGAAAACTTCAACTTTGCACAAATGATCACAGTTTTATTCAAGAACAAATAGACAAGGGGCTCTTAACGCCTGAAGATGCTGAAAAATCAGATTTAAGAAACATGCTAACTCGATCGATCGGAATTAATGATGATGTTGAAGTGGATCTAAAGGAAATCCCAGTCGATGAAGGGGATTATATTTTGCTCTGCTCGGATGGTCTCACCAAAATGCTCGACAACTCCCAAATTGAATCTGTTTTCACCAGTGAATCCGATCCGAAAAATATTTCAGAGAAATTAATTGAACTGGCCAACAACGCGGGTGGAGGTGATAATATCACCGTCATTGTGGCCCAACTCGAACCGCGTTCCAATTGGGGATCGCTGGCGGACCGAGTTAAAAGCGTATTTTCTCGTGCAACAGGAAATTGA